One Devosia lacusdianchii genomic window carries:
- a CDS encoding GNAT family N-acetyltransferase translates to MALYPTYPLQTERLTLRPFTRGDVDAVFAYRRLDDVALYLFDVALSREECALAVQQRIAQVALEAEGDKIILAVELTETGALIGEVSLIWRSVDARQGEIGWIFNPTYHGHGYATEASNAILDLGFGPGDMHRIAARCDVRNDSSWRLMERLGMRREAHFREHAIFKSAWDEEFVYALLWQEWHAMRHPESSD, encoded by the coding sequence ATGGCACTCTATCCGACTTATCCGCTGCAGACCGAGAGGCTGACGCTTCGCCCGTTTACCCGTGGCGATGTCGATGCGGTATTCGCCTATCGGCGGCTGGACGACGTGGCGCTCTATCTGTTCGATGTCGCGCTCAGCCGGGAAGAATGCGCTCTGGCCGTGCAGCAGCGGATCGCTCAGGTGGCGCTGGAAGCCGAGGGCGACAAGATCATCCTGGCCGTCGAGCTGACCGAGACCGGTGCGCTGATTGGCGAAGTGTCACTGATCTGGCGCAGCGTCGATGCGCGACAGGGCGAGATCGGGTGGATTTTTAATCCAACCTATCACGGGCACGGTTATGCCACGGAAGCGTCCAATGCCATTCTCGATCTGGGTTTCGGGCCAGGCGACATGCATCGCATCGCTGCGCGCTGCGACGTGCGGAACGACAGCTCCTGGCGGCTGATGGAGCGGTTGGGCATGCGTCGGGAGGCGCATTTTCGCGAGCACGCCATCTTTAAAAGTGCCTGGGACGAAGAGTTTGTCTATGCCCTTCTCTGGCAGGAATGGCATGCGATGCGGCACCCGGAAAGTAGCGATTAG
- a CDS encoding GFA family protein, with amino-acid sequence MVPATALSLRGTPKSFDRPSDSGATFTRHFCAGCGTPLYGQSSRAADMRMLPIGLFAGNNDWFAPGQLIFARSHQEWDEIAAGLPRHEKYRTSQA; translated from the coding sequence ATGGTGCCGGCGACTGCGTTGAGCCTTCGCGGCACACCAAAATCCTTCGACAGACCAAGTGATTCGGGGGCGACCTTCACGCGACACTTCTGCGCCGGTTGCGGCACCCCGCTCTATGGTCAATCTTCTCGGGCGGCCGACATGCGGATGCTCCCGATCGGGCTATTTGCGGGGAATAATGACTGGTTTGCGCCCGGCCAGCTCATCTTCGCCCGCTCGCATCAGGAGTGGGACGAGATCGCCGCCGGCCTGCCTCGGCACGAAAAATACCGGACTTCCCAAGCGTAG
- the fabF gene encoding beta-ketoacyl-ACP synthase II yields MLKPDPSDPIVVTGMGVVSPLGVGVPTMWSRLTSGKSGIVHNDRFDTEGFGATIAGLVPANPADPNGFDPAEFIDGKEIKKMDVFIQYAIGAAHEALEQANWHPTSVEDQMATATIIGSGVGGSPVMARAVEIIQTKGPRRLSPFTVPSFLANLAAGWLSILHSFRGPIGTPVTACAASAQAIGDGMRLILTGEAEVAVVGGAEGSVDPISLGGFGASRALATTFNDTPDKASRPFDKGHDGFVLSEGAAVLVIEKLSHAKARGATPLAVLAGYGTSADAYHLTAGSPDGAGAQVAMRNAIEMAGIDQSQIGYVNAHATSTAVGDAAELAGIGAVFPGRGKDLAISSTKSATGHMLGAAGAMEAVISIQALREGLLPASINIVDPMEEAAAFDLVANQPKAKAVDYVLSNSFGFGGVNAALVFGKI; encoded by the coding sequence ATGCTCAAGCCCGATCCGTCCGATCCCATCGTCGTTACCGGCATGGGTGTGGTCAGCCCTCTGGGTGTGGGTGTTCCGACCATGTGGAGCCGCCTGACGTCAGGCAAGAGCGGCATCGTGCACAACGATCGCTTCGATACGGAAGGCTTTGGCGCCACCATTGCCGGGCTGGTTCCAGCCAATCCGGCCGATCCGAACGGCTTTGATCCTGCCGAGTTCATCGACGGCAAAGAGATCAAGAAGATGGACGTGTTCATCCAGTATGCCATCGGCGCGGCACACGAGGCGCTGGAGCAGGCGAACTGGCATCCGACCTCGGTCGAGGATCAGATGGCTACGGCCACGATTATCGGCTCGGGCGTTGGTGGTTCGCCGGTCATGGCGCGCGCTGTGGAGATCATCCAGACCAAGGGTCCGCGCCGGCTGTCGCCGTTCACCGTGCCATCGTTTCTGGCCAATCTGGCAGCCGGCTGGCTCTCTATCCTGCACAGCTTCCGCGGACCGATCGGCACGCCTGTCACGGCCTGCGCGGCTTCGGCCCAGGCTATTGGCGACGGTATGCGCCTGATCTTGACCGGAGAGGCCGAGGTCGCCGTGGTTGGCGGAGCCGAAGGCTCGGTCGATCCCATTTCGCTTGGTGGGTTCGGCGCGTCACGCGCGCTCGCCACCACGTTCAACGATACCCCGGATAAGGCTTCCCGGCCCTTCGACAAGGGTCATGACGGCTTCGTGCTATCAGAAGGCGCCGCCGTGCTGGTCATTGAAAAGCTGAGCCATGCCAAGGCGCGCGGCGCAACGCCACTGGCGGTCCTGGCCGGGTACGGCACCTCGGCCGACGCATACCACCTGACGGCCGGTTCACCTGACGGTGCCGGGGCCCAGGTTGCCATGCGCAATGCCATCGAGATGGCCGGCATCGACCAGAGCCAGATCGGTTACGTCAACGCCCACGCCACGTCGACGGCGGTGGGCGATGCGGCTGAGCTCGCCGGCATAGGAGCGGTGTTTCCGGGCCGCGGCAAGGATCTCGCCATTTCGTCCACCAAGTCCGCCACCGGCCACATGCTGGGTGCCGCGGGTGCCATGGAGGCCGTGATTTCCATTCAGGCCCTGCGTGAAGGCCTGCTGCCGGCATCGATCAATATCGTCGACCCGATGGAAGAAGCCGCTGCATTCGACCTTGTCGCCAACCAGCCCAAGGCTAAGGCGGTCGATTACGTGCTGTCCAACTCGTTCGGCTTTGGCGGCGTCAACGCTGCCCTGGTGTTCGGCAAGATCTGA
- a CDS encoding MarR family winged helix-turn-helix transcriptional regulator → MHDYIAAMQDDFSQCLVLNTRMAARAITRRADRKLRPFGVTAAQFTIMTSLQSRPGLSVTEMAESIAMDRTTLSRNLDLLETKGVVASTRPSRANGRVCALTDAGRELVAQMLPVWRASQAELRETLVRPDFAVVITALQQLSRL, encoded by the coding sequence ATGCACGACTATATCGCGGCGATGCAGGACGATTTTTCGCAGTGTCTGGTGCTCAATACGCGGATGGCAGCGCGCGCCATTACCCGGCGTGCGGACCGCAAGTTGCGCCCCTTCGGTGTAACGGCAGCGCAGTTCACCATTATGACGTCGTTGCAAAGCCGCCCGGGTCTGTCGGTGACCGAGATGGCAGAGAGCATCGCGATGGACCGCACGACACTGTCGCGCAATCTCGATCTGCTTGAAACCAAGGGCGTCGTCGCCTCGACCCGTCCGTCTCGCGCCAATGGTCGCGTTTGCGCCCTTACCGACGCGGGGCGGGAGCTGGTCGCGCAGATGCTGCCGGTGTGGCGGGCGTCGCAGGCCGAATTGCGCGAGACGCTCGTCCGCCCAGATTTCGCCGTGGTCATCACGGCATTGCAGCAGCTTTCCCGGCTTTAG
- a CDS encoding NADP-dependent isocitrate dehydrogenase yields the protein MSKIKVANPVVDLDGDEMTRIIWQAIKDKLIHPYLDLPIEYYDLSVENRDATNDQVTIDSAHAIQKHGVGIKCATITPDEQRVEEFKLKKMWKSPNGTIRNILGGVIFREPIICKNVPRLVPGWTQPIIVGRHAFGDQYRATDFLFPGKGTLSIKFTGEDGKVIEHEVYQAPGAGVAMAMYNLDDSIRDFAYSSFNYGLARGVPVYLSTKNTILKAYDGRFKDIFQEIYEAEFKEQFEAKKIWYEHRLIDDMVASALKWSGGYVWACKNYDGDVQSDIVAQGFGSLGLMTSVLATPDGKIVEAEAAHGTVTRHYRQHQQGKETSTNSTASIFAWTRGLAHRAKLDDNEALKKFALTLEKVTVDTIEEGKMTKDLSLLVGPDQPWLSTLGFLDAIDQNLQKAMSAA from the coding sequence ATGAGCAAGATCAAAGTCGCCAACCCGGTCGTCGATCTCGATGGCGACGAGATGACCCGCATCATCTGGCAGGCCATCAAGGACAAGCTCATCCATCCCTATCTCGACCTGCCGATCGAGTATTACGACCTCTCGGTCGAGAACCGCGATGCCACTAATGACCAGGTGACCATCGACAGCGCCCACGCCATCCAGAAGCACGGCGTCGGCATCAAATGCGCCACGATCACACCCGATGAGCAGCGCGTCGAGGAATTCAAGCTCAAGAAGATGTGGAAGTCGCCCAACGGCACCATCCGCAACATCCTGGGCGGGGTGATCTTCCGCGAGCCCATCATCTGCAAGAACGTGCCGCGCCTCGTCCCCGGCTGGACCCAGCCGATCATCGTCGGCCGTCATGCCTTCGGTGACCAGTACCGCGCCACCGACTTCCTGTTCCCCGGCAAGGGCACGCTGTCGATCAAGTTCACCGGCGAGGACGGCAAAGTCATCGAGCACGAAGTCTACCAGGCTCCCGGCGCCGGCGTGGCCATGGCCATGTATAACCTCGACGACTCGATCCGCGATTTCGCCTATTCGAGCTTCAACTATGGCCTCGCCCGCGGCGTGCCGGTGTATCTGTCGACCAAGAACACCATTCTCAAGGCCTATGACGGCCGCTTCAAAGACATCTTCCAGGAAATCTACGAAGCCGAGTTCAAGGAGCAGTTCGAAGCCAAGAAGATCTGGTACGAGCACCGCCTGATCGACGACATGGTCGCCTCGGCCCTCAAGTGGTCCGGCGGTTACGTCTGGGCGTGCAAGAACTACGACGGCGACGTGCAGTCCGACATCGTGGCCCAGGGCTTCGGCTCGCTCGGCCTGATGACCTCGGTTCTGGCCACGCCCGATGGCAAGATCGTGGAAGCCGAAGCGGCCCATGGCACGGTGACGCGTCACTACCGCCAGCACCAGCAGGGCAAGGAAACGTCCACGAACTCGACCGCCTCGATCTTCGCCTGGACCCGTGGCCTCGCCCACCGCGCGAAACTCGACGACAACGAAGCGCTCAAGAAGTTCGCGCTGACGCTCGAAAAGGTCACTGTCGACACCATCGAAGAAGGCAAGATGACCAAGGATCTGAGCCTGCTCGTCGGTCCCGATCAGCCGTGGCTGTCGACGCTTGGCTTCCTCGACGCCATCGACCAGAACCTCCAGAAGGCCATGTCAGCCGCCTAA
- a CDS encoding outer membrane protein transport protein has protein sequence MKVRRNIMAAMAGLTASLPLLGGAFAGGLEANGYDWELLFDPATYTAKASTSYVYIHKDVTNPGVMPGVVSTHPSIVYYNLGFKADILDMASCLITVQNPFGADTARTNAYAALSGQAVNESIRSTDAGLTCAYGIQAGPGVISLIGGISAQNLSYAADLPTGLATSTPASINGWSVGWRAGLAYEIPEYALRVSAIYNAPVHYNLTGTAFGGPASADVSTPQSFELRAQTGIAPGWLALGSVRWANWAALQKLTVTTIGAPLVSSLDYRDGWTVTAGIGHAINEQLSAVGAVTWDRGTSTPGAGGVLVSGGQTDRYGITLGGIYNISESVQFTGGVSASTLAAGSNARGETWNTGYVFAVSGGLKGSF, from the coding sequence GTGAAAGTACGACGCAACATCATGGCTGCCATGGCCGGCCTGACAGCAAGTCTGCCGCTACTGGGCGGCGCTTTTGCCGGCGGGCTTGAAGCCAATGGCTATGACTGGGAGCTGCTGTTCGATCCAGCGACCTATACCGCCAAGGCCAGCACATCCTATGTGTATATCCACAAGGATGTGACCAATCCGGGCGTGATGCCCGGCGTGGTGTCTACCCACCCCTCGATCGTCTATTACAATCTGGGCTTCAAAGCCGACATTCTCGACATGGCGAGCTGCCTAATCACGGTGCAGAACCCGTTTGGTGCGGACACTGCACGGACCAATGCCTACGCGGCGCTGAGCGGACAAGCCGTCAACGAATCCATTCGCTCAACCGACGCCGGTCTCACCTGCGCGTATGGCATACAGGCTGGACCGGGGGTTATCAGCTTGATTGGCGGCATATCCGCACAAAACCTCAGCTATGCGGCCGATCTTCCAACGGGCCTCGCCACCAGCACCCCAGCGTCGATCAATGGCTGGTCCGTGGGTTGGCGCGCCGGCCTTGCCTATGAAATTCCCGAATACGCGCTTCGCGTCAGCGCCATCTACAATGCTCCGGTCCACTACAACCTGACTGGCACTGCTTTCGGCGGCCCCGCATCCGCCGATGTCAGCACGCCGCAATCCTTCGAACTGCGCGCGCAAACCGGCATTGCGCCCGGTTGGCTGGCGTTGGGATCGGTCAGATGGGCGAACTGGGCCGCGCTGCAAAAGCTTACGGTAACGACCATCGGTGCGCCTCTCGTGTCTTCGCTCGACTACCGCGACGGCTGGACCGTCACGGCCGGTATCGGACATGCCATCAACGAGCAATTGAGCGCTGTTGGCGCCGTAACCTGGGATCGCGGGACCTCAACGCCCGGCGCAGGCGGCGTATTGGTCTCGGGTGGCCAGACCGATCGCTATGGCATTACCTTGGGCGGAATCTACAATATCTCGGAAAGCGTGCAGTTCACTGGCGGCGTCTCCGCCAGCACGCTGGCCGCGGGCTCAAATGCCCGCGGCGAAACCTGGAACACGGGTTATGTCTTCGCAGTGAGCGGCGGGCTCAAGGGCTCGTTCTAG
- a CDS encoding acyltransferase family protein: protein MTGIGSPSPIPARLDEITAARGIAASLVVIYHINAYANGAITAAFPPLHYGILAVDFFFALSGFILTHVYRDAWRSGAYRHAGFMGKRFARVWPLHATTLLAVALIVLAGGRFGLTPEWQPTASSFVLNLLMLNAESLTPELAWNQPAWSIGAEWFAYLLFPLFLLTIDRLGNNALRALLCTLVFVACAVASMQIFHVDLLELTYQGGVLRIIPSFLVGVALRYAFDDLLARGWGTNGRLIDIGLTVGAAMLVIAGYLGLPNEVFWPIIIAMLLLLALRGQSAHPTMLRSRTLVWLGDISYALYLVHAPVLMLIYGIGGKLLHANTTPALLTLGMAAFLASIVAAWLAHVVIERPAQSWLVGLGRRRALPATAG from the coding sequence ATGACCGGTATCGGTTCCCCGTCACCTATACCTGCTCGCCTCGACGAGATCACCGCAGCCCGTGGCATCGCTGCCTCGCTCGTGGTGATCTACCATATCAACGCCTACGCCAATGGCGCGATCACGGCGGCGTTTCCGCCGCTACATTACGGCATCTTGGCCGTGGACTTCTTCTTCGCACTCTCTGGCTTCATCCTGACCCACGTCTATCGCGACGCCTGGCGCTCCGGCGCCTATCGTCACGCTGGCTTTATGGGCAAACGTTTTGCCCGCGTCTGGCCGCTGCACGCTACAACGCTGCTCGCCGTCGCACTGATCGTTCTCGCTGGCGGTCGTTTCGGCCTGACACCGGAATGGCAACCAACGGCCAGCTCTTTTGTACTCAACCTGCTGATGCTGAATGCCGAAAGCCTGACACCCGAACTCGCCTGGAACCAGCCGGCCTGGTCCATCGGCGCGGAGTGGTTTGCGTACCTGCTCTTTCCACTATTCCTGCTCACGATTGATCGCCTCGGCAACAACGCCCTCCGGGCACTGCTTTGCACTCTGGTTTTTGTCGCATGCGCGGTGGCGTCAATGCAGATATTCCATGTCGATCTGCTGGAGCTGACCTATCAGGGCGGGGTGCTGCGCATCATTCCATCATTCCTTGTGGGCGTGGCGCTGCGTTATGCATTCGACGATCTTCTGGCGCGGGGCTGGGGCACCAATGGTCGGCTGATCGATATTGGCCTCACCGTCGGCGCAGCGATGCTCGTGATCGCGGGCTATCTGGGTCTGCCTAACGAGGTTTTCTGGCCGATCATCATTGCCATGCTGCTGCTTCTTGCCCTGCGTGGCCAGAGCGCCCATCCGACCATGCTGCGCAGCCGGACGCTGGTCTGGCTCGGCGACATCTCCTACGCGCTTTACCTTGTTCACGCGCCGGTGCTGATGCTCATCTATGGTATCGGAGGCAAGCTGCTGCATGCGAACACCACTCCCGCGCTCCTCACGCTCGGCATGGCTGCTTTCCTCGCCTCGATCGTCGCCGCATGGCTGGCGCATGTCGTGATCGAACGCCCCGCACAGTCCTGGCTGGTCGGCCTTGGCCGCCGCCGCGCATTGCCCGCAACGGCTGGCTAA
- a CDS encoding head GIN domain-containing protein yields the protein MRTMKTLALATALGLTLTGAALAESRNFDVKDFDRIDISTGIDAVVTIGDRFAVSADSASADALQNLRVDVSGGVLKASFDQSFLDFIISGGLVGMLLSNGNAITVDITMPAVAGISTSSGADVRASGLKSNKLDLDASSGSDITLSQAALGAVRASASSGANMELSGTCETIDAEASSGSGISAGDLVCENATVEVSSGADIEVHATGTLKAEASSGGDVDVAGRPTRTDFESSSGGDVSFEEE from the coding sequence ATGCGGACCATGAAGACGCTGGCACTGGCAACCGCCCTCGGCCTGACGCTGACCGGGGCGGCACTGGCCGAAAGTCGGAACTTCGACGTCAAAGACTTCGACAGGATAGACATCTCGACCGGTATCGATGCCGTCGTCACGATCGGCGACCGCTTTGCCGTCAGCGCCGACTCCGCCAGCGCCGATGCGCTGCAGAATCTGCGTGTCGACGTCTCCGGAGGCGTGCTCAAGGCCAGTTTCGACCAGAGTTTCCTCGACTTCATCATCAGCGGCGGCCTGGTCGGCATGCTGCTGAGCAACGGCAATGCCATCACTGTCGATATCACCATGCCGGCAGTCGCTGGCATTTCGACCAGTTCGGGTGCCGATGTTAGGGCAAGCGGTCTGAAATCGAACAAGCTCGATCTAGACGCCTCAAGCGGCTCGGACATTACCCTGAGCCAGGCAGCCCTGGGGGCGGTAAGAGCCAGCGCGTCGAGCGGCGCGAACATGGAATTGTCGGGCACCTGCGAAACCATCGACGCCGAGGCCTCCAGCGGCTCAGGCATTAGCGCCGGCGACCTGGTATGCGAAAACGCGACCGTCGAAGTCTCCAGCGGCGCTGATATCGAGGTGCATGCCACCGGGACACTGAAAGCCGAAGCGTCGAGCGGCGGGGATGTCGATGTGGCCGGCCGGCCGACACGAACCGATTTCGAATCTTCGAGCGGCGGCGACGTCTCGTTCGAAGAGGAGTAA
- a CDS encoding vWA domain-containing protein yields the protein MRIIRNLVLGAVAALGMALPAVAAERAIIVLDGSGSMWAQIDGKARITIARETLASVLATLPDDLELGFMTYGHREKGNCADIEMLVEPATGTGSAIVAAADAINPKGMTPISDAVRLAAEDLRFTEEKATVILITDGLETCEVDPCALASELESQGVDFTTHVLGFGLSDEEGQQVACLAENTGGKYLPANDGAALVDALSSTVAEVAQVEPEPEPEPAPAPEPVADYNLKPTASLSEGGPDIVDEDADLVWEWHTVAADGTAGEYVGTNYYSTFEGALEPGDYILSATLGYATSSQPVTIVAGKVATPHFVINGTILKLHPMPSEGAPVDDDAATEIRHANEYVTTQYGDIDVVVPAGAIEVDVSIGEAKVTRTYDAKAGETIDEDVIVGVGLAKVASFYVEGSPIEADIFIEVLEAKKALDGSRKSVAYQYGGDLSFELPPGDYVATYDLGGASGEVPFTVKTGELTDVPVILDAGVLAVTTPGDDYVELVSAKADIAGNRKSFDYGYGPDFSTTLAAGDYLIISLDQETPITIVGGERSEIAIVPAGKSK from the coding sequence ATGCGGATCATCCGTAATCTTGTGCTTGGGGCGGTCGCAGCCCTGGGCATGGCGCTGCCGGCGGTTGCCGCCGAACGCGCCATTATCGTGCTTGATGGGTCTGGCTCGATGTGGGCTCAGATCGATGGCAAGGCGCGCATCACCATTGCGCGCGAAACCCTGGCCTCGGTGCTGGCTACTCTGCCGGATGATCTTGAGCTGGGTTTCATGACCTATGGGCACCGCGAAAAGGGCAATTGCGCCGATATCGAAATGCTGGTTGAGCCGGCAACGGGCACCGGCTCGGCGATTGTCGCCGCCGCCGACGCGATCAATCCCAAGGGCATGACGCCAATTTCGGACGCAGTGCGGCTAGCCGCGGAAGATCTGCGCTTCACCGAGGAAAAAGCGACGGTCATCCTGATTACCGATGGGCTCGAAACCTGCGAGGTCGATCCGTGCGCCCTGGCCTCCGAGCTTGAATCTCAAGGTGTGGATTTCACCACCCACGTGCTGGGCTTTGGCCTTTCCGACGAAGAGGGCCAACAGGTTGCCTGCCTCGCCGAAAACACCGGCGGCAAGTATCTGCCGGCCAATGACGGAGCAGCCCTGGTCGATGCGCTGAGCTCGACGGTTGCCGAGGTCGCGCAGGTCGAACCTGAACCAGAACCCGAGCCGGCCCCGGCGCCCGAGCCTGTTGCCGACTACAACCTTAAGCCCACGGCTTCGTTGTCCGAAGGCGGTCCGGACATTGTCGACGAGGATGCCGATCTGGTTTGGGAATGGCACACCGTCGCTGCCGATGGCACGGCGGGCGAATATGTCGGCACGAACTACTACTCGACCTTTGAGGGCGCACTGGAGCCGGGCGACTACATATTGAGCGCCACGCTGGGCTACGCGACCTCGTCGCAGCCGGTGACCATCGTGGCTGGCAAGGTCGCGACGCCGCACTTCGTCATCAACGGCACCATCCTCAAGCTGCATCCCATGCCAAGCGAAGGCGCTCCGGTGGATGACGACGCGGCGACCGAAATCCGCCACGCGAACGAGTACGTGACCACGCAATATGGCGATATCGACGTCGTCGTGCCGGCTGGCGCCATTGAGGTCGACGTTTCGATTGGCGAGGCCAAGGTGACCCGCACCTATGACGCCAAGGCCGGCGAGACCATCGACGAGGACGTGATCGTTGGTGTGGGCCTGGCCAAGGTCGCCTCGTTCTACGTCGAAGGCAGCCCCATCGAGGCCGACATATTCATCGAGGTTCTGGAGGCCAAGAAGGCGCTGGATGGTTCGCGGAAGTCGGTCGCCTACCAGTATGGCGGCGACCTCAGCTTCGAACTGCCGCCCGGTGACTATGTTGCGACATATGACCTGGGCGGTGCATCGGGGGAGGTGCCGTTCACCGTCAAGACGGGTGAACTGACGGACGTTCCGGTTATTCTCGACGCAGGCGTTCTCGCGGTCACCACGCCGGGTGACGACTATGTGGAGCTGGTCTCGGCCAAGGCCGATATTGCCGGTAACCGCAAATCCTTCGACTATGGCTACGGGCCGGACTTCAGTACGACGCTGGCTGCCGGGGACTACCTGATCATCAGTCTTGATCAGGAAACCCCGATCACCATCGTCGGTGGCGAACGCAGCGAGATAGCGATCGTGCCGGCAGGCAAGTCGAAGTAA
- a CDS encoding iron chelate uptake ABC transporter family permease subunit, with translation MARRVATVLQEQASDFGLSVAEIVELGLTPHRVSAIALAATATSTALAAGYRVPVQSCNRGVTFEASPQRAVGGDYRRVLPLSALVGAIFLVLAAIVTRILIPPQDMPIGILTGIIGGLFFIGLMRWRQTGAE, from the coding sequence GTGGCGCGGCGCGTTGCCACGGTTCTGCAGGAGCAGGCGTCGGATTTCGGGCTCAGTGTCGCCGAGATCGTCGAACTTGGGCTGACGCCGCATCGTGTCTCCGCCATTGCCTTGGCCGCGACCGCTACCAGCACGGCCCTGGCCGCCGGCTATCGCGTCCCGGTCCAGAGCTGTAACCGCGGTGTTACCTTTGAAGCGTCGCCGCAACGCGCCGTCGGCGGCGACTACCGACGGGTGCTCCCGCTATCGGCGCTGGTTGGCGCCATCTTCCTCGTTCTAGCCGCCATTGTTACGCGTATCCTGATTCCACCGCAGGATATGCCCATCGGAATACTGACCGGCATTATCGGCGGATTGTTCTTCATCGGACTAATGCGCTGGCGCCAGACCGGGGCCGAATAG
- a CDS encoding ATP-binding cassette domain-containing protein, with translation MLALVGPNGAGKSSLLRCLYRYHRPSSGLVLLDGDDIWTLSANRWRGALPRFCRSRRRISGSVSPRSSNLG, from the coding sequence ATGCTGGCGTTGGTCGGCCCGAATGGAGCAGGCAAATCGAGCCTGCTGCGCTGCCTCTATCGCTATCACCGGCCCAGCAGCGGTCTCGTGCTTCTGGACGGCGACGACATCTGGACGCTGTCGGCAAATCGGTGGCGCGGCGCGTTGCCACGGTTCTGCAGGAGCAGGCGTCGGATTTCGGGCTCAGTGTCGCCGAGATCGTCGAACTTGGGCTGA
- a CDS encoding glycerophosphodiester phosphodiesterase family protein, producing the protein MRRWLGRTLLALLVLAAGIYVFNASWRVSPPSDPQITLIAHRGVHQTFDRSGLENDTCTAERIGPPEHGFIENTIPSMQAAFAAGADIVELDVHSTTDGQLAVLHDWTIDCRTEGTGETRSHEMAYLKSLDVGYGYTADGGASYPLRGTGVGQIPELKEVLSAMPDGRFLINFKSREAREGDMLARVLSDNPEWRQAVWGAYGGDEPTYRAANQIDGLAVWSRRGLVDCLVQYGGLGWTGYMPQACRNTKVMVPLNVAPWLWGWPNLFLERMRNAGSEVILLGPYESGDPGAAGIDTVEQLAQLPTSFDGYLWTNKIEIIAPVLTAQ; encoded by the coding sequence ATGAGGCGTTGGCTGGGACGGACGCTGCTGGCATTGCTGGTGCTGGCGGCAGGGATTTACGTGTTCAACGCGAGCTGGCGGGTATCTCCGCCAAGCGATCCCCAGATCACGCTGATCGCGCATCGCGGCGTCCACCAGACCTTCGACCGCAGCGGGCTCGAAAACGACACCTGCACGGCCGAGCGCATCGGTCCGCCGGAGCACGGCTTCATCGAGAACACGATTCCCTCCATGCAAGCTGCCTTTGCCGCAGGCGCTGATATCGTCGAGCTCGACGTGCACTCGACCACCGATGGCCAGCTCGCCGTGCTGCATGACTGGACCATCGATTGCCGCACCGAAGGAACAGGCGAAACCCGCAGCCACGAGATGGCCTATCTCAAGTCGCTCGACGTCGGCTACGGCTACACCGCCGATGGTGGCGCCAGCTACCCGTTGCGCGGCACCGGCGTGGGGCAGATTCCCGAACTGAAGGAAGTGCTGTCGGCGATGCCTGACGGACGCTTCCTGATCAACTTCAAGAGCCGCGAGGCGCGCGAGGGCGACATGCTGGCCAGGGTGCTCAGCGACAATCCGGAGTGGCGTCAGGCAGTGTGGGGCGCCTATGGCGGCGACGAACCGACCTATCGCGCCGCAAACCAGATCGATGGGCTCGCTGTCTGGTCACGGCGCGGGCTGGTCGACTGCCTCGTGCAATATGGCGGGCTTGGCTGGACGGGTTACATGCCGCAGGCCTGTCGCAACACCAAGGTGATGGTGCCGCTCAACGTGGCGCCCTGGCTGTGGGGTTGGCCCAACCTGTTCCTCGAACGCATGCGCAACGCCGGCAGCGAGGTGATCCTGCTCGGGCCATACGAGTCAGGCGATCCCGGCGCCGCCGGCATCGATACGGTGGAACAGCTGGCGCAACTGCCCACTAGTTTCGATGGCTACCTGTGGACCAACAAGATTGAGATCATCGCCCCGGTGCTGACCGCGCAATAG